In Haloarcula hispanica ATCC 33960, one DNA window encodes the following:
- a CDS encoding ABC transporter ATP-binding protein, with protein MTAIEIESLRKSYGDVTAIPDLSLSIDDGEFFGLLGPNGAGKTTTMEILTGQLSPDGGQVSVLGVDPATQPTAVRERAGILPEKESPPSFMTPREYFDFVGAIRDMPDDAVTEQTESWADRLGFTEKLDTLSSDLSRGQQQKVMIAGAFFHEPAVVFIDEPLANLDPIVQERVKRFLRSYRDDGNTIVVTTHDVDVAAELCSRVGIMYGGDLVADVRPAELDADVTLLDVFLDNVDATVDRGANPLTHE; from the coding sequence GTGACAGCAATCGAGATCGAGTCGCTCAGGAAGTCGTACGGCGACGTGACTGCGATACCGGACCTCTCGCTCAGCATCGACGACGGCGAGTTTTTCGGGTTGCTCGGGCCGAACGGCGCTGGCAAGACCACGACGATGGAGATACTCACCGGACAGCTCAGTCCGGACGGTGGACAGGTGTCGGTACTCGGTGTCGACCCGGCGACGCAGCCAACAGCGGTCCGCGAACGAGCGGGAATCCTCCCGGAGAAGGAGTCACCACCGAGTTTCATGACGCCGCGCGAGTACTTCGACTTCGTCGGTGCTATCCGGGATATGCCCGACGACGCGGTGACCGAGCAGACCGAGTCGTGGGCCGACCGTCTCGGCTTTACCGAGAAACTCGATACACTGTCATCGGACCTTTCGCGGGGCCAACAGCAGAAAGTGATGATCGCCGGCGCGTTCTTCCACGAGCCAGCCGTCGTGTTCATCGACGAACCGCTGGCGAACCTCGACCCGATCGTTCAGGAGCGGGTCAAGCGCTTCCTGCGCTCCTACCGGGACGACGGCAACACAATCGTCGTCACCACACACGACGTAGACGTCGCCGCCGAACTCTGTTCGCGGGTCGGCATCATGTACGGCGGCGACCTCGTCGCCGACGTCCGTCCGGCGGAACTCGACGCCGATGTAACGCTCCTCGACGTGTTTCTGGACAACGTCGACGCAACAGTGGACCGGGGAGCCAACCCTCTGACACATGAGTGA
- a CDS encoding DUF2249 domain-containing protein, which yields MAEQQLDLREIPPPKRHPKIFDAFEELDSGEALTIVNDHKPTPLYHQMAAERQSFDAEGYTVDRIGPNEFIATLPKK from the coding sequence ATGGCAGAACAGCAACTCGATCTCCGAGAGATTCCACCGCCGAAGCGACACCCGAAGATCTTCGACGCGTTCGAGGAACTGGACAGCGGAGAGGCACTGACGATTGTCAACGACCACAAGCCGACGCCGCTCTATCACCAGATGGCCGCGGAGCGACAATCGTTCGACGCCGAGGGCTACACTGTCGACCGCATCGGGCCGAACGAGTTCATCGCGACCCTCCCGAAGAAGTAG